One segment of Panicum virgatum strain AP13 chromosome 1K, P.virgatum_v5, whole genome shotgun sequence DNA contains the following:
- the LOC120647513 gene encoding tetraspanin-6-like: MKQQQQQVMTMHSHSHPYPQHRLMMSNTVIGYLNLVTLLSSIPIIGAGLWLAHGSAATCESALQAPLLAIGFTVLLVSLAGFIGACYHVKWALWLYLLAMLLLAVALLGITVFGMAVTAAGGGRHVPCRPYQEFRIGDYSAWLQKRVQVDRYWRPALACVVGSGACPRIAAWTPMDYLQHSLTPIQSGCCKPPTSCTYPANNNMFMEAQQDEDCYRWNNAPGILCYQCDSCKAGVLEQVRRDWHNITILNVVVLVALIAIYSCGCCAFRNARRGEYPINNRMSKMNPRWDYFWSRWWNGQRELLY; the protein is encoded by the exons atgaagcagcagcagcagcaggtgatGACAATGCACTCGCACTCGCACCCATACCCACAGCACCGCCTGATGATGAGCAACACAGTCATCGGATACCTCAACCTGGTGACGCTCCTTTCCTCCATCCCCATCATCGGCGCAGGGCTGTGGCTGGCGCACGGCTCGGCGGCGACGTGCGAATCCGCGCTGCAGGCGCCGCTCCTGGCCATCGgattcaccgtcctcctcgtcTCCCTGGCCGGCTTCATCGGCGCCTGCTACCATGTGAAATGGGCGCTGTGGCTGTACCTCCTGGccatgctgctgctcgccgtcgccctgcTGGGGATCACCGTCTTCGGCATGGCcgtcacggcggcgggcggcggcaggcatGTGCCTTGCAGGCCCTACCAGGAGTTCCGGATCGGAGATTACTCGGCCTGGCTGCAGAAGCGCGTCCAGGTCGACCGCTACTGGCGGCCGGCGCTGGCATGCGTGGTCGGGTCCGGGGCGTGCCCCAGGATCGCGGCTTGGACGCCCATGGATTACCTGCAGCATAGCCTGACGCCAATACAGTCGGGGTGCTGCAAGCCCCCGACATCTTGCACGTACCCTGCTAACAACAACATGTTCATGGAGGCGCAGCAGGACGAGGACTGCTACCGGTGGAACAACGCCCCCGGCATCCTATGCTACCAGTGCGACTCGTGCAAGGCCGGGGTGCTGGAGCAGGTGCGGCGAGACTGGCACAACATCACCATCCTCAACGTCGTCGTCCTCGTTGCGCTCATCGCCATCTACTCGTGCGGCTGCTGTGCTTTCCGCAATG CCCGCCGTGGCGAGTATCCCATCAACAACCGCATGTCAAAGATGAATCCACGATGGGATTACTTCTG GTCAAGGTGGTGGAATGGCCAAAGAGAGCTGCTGTATTAG